A single window of Jiangella alkaliphila DNA harbors:
- a CDS encoding oxidoreductase produces MTGWTAADLPDQHGRTVVVTGATSGLGVEAARALAGAGATVIMACRDLDKGRAVAAGIDGATELRRLDLADLSSVRAFATGLDRDVDVLINNAGVMAVPHDTTADGFERHLGVNHLAPFALTGLLVNRVRDRVVTVSSGLHVLGRVHDDLDWERRRYQRWLAYAQSKLANLLFAYELQRRLAAAGRRTVSVAAHPGVSATEGQRRDTSLQGKILAGGPAQRPEMGVLPILYAAAAPDVRGGVCIGPDGFLQRRGHPKVVGTIGRSRDAVRAAWLWERSEELTGVHYVIEPTGVVP; encoded by the coding sequence ATGACCGGATGGACGGCAGCAGACCTACCCGACCAGCATGGGCGCACGGTGGTCGTCACCGGCGCCACCAGCGGACTCGGCGTGGAGGCGGCCCGCGCGCTGGCCGGCGCCGGCGCGACGGTGATCATGGCCTGCCGCGACCTCGACAAGGGCCGGGCGGTGGCCGCCGGGATCGACGGCGCCACCGAGCTCCGCCGGCTCGACCTCGCCGACCTGTCGTCGGTGCGGGCGTTCGCCACCGGCCTCGACCGCGACGTCGACGTGCTGATCAACAACGCCGGTGTCATGGCGGTGCCGCACGACACGACGGCGGACGGCTTCGAGCGGCACCTCGGCGTCAACCACCTCGCGCCGTTCGCGCTGACCGGGCTGCTGGTCAACCGCGTGCGCGACCGGGTCGTGACGGTGTCCAGCGGCCTGCACGTGCTCGGCCGCGTCCACGACGACCTCGACTGGGAGCGTCGCCGGTATCAGCGCTGGCTGGCTTACGCGCAGTCGAAGCTGGCCAACCTGCTGTTCGCCTACGAGTTGCAGCGCCGGCTGGCCGCGGCGGGACGCCGGACGGTGTCCGTCGCCGCTCATCCGGGCGTCTCGGCGACCGAGGGGCAGCGCCGGGACACCTCGCTGCAGGGCAAGATCCTGGCCGGCGGACCGGCGCAGCGTCCCGAGATGGGCGTGCTGCCGATCCTCTACGCGGCGGCCGCTCCGGACGTGCGGGGCGGCGTCTGCATCGGGCCGGACGGGTTCCTGCAGCGCCGCGGCCACCCGAAGGTGGTCGGCACGATCGGCCGGTCGCGCGACGCCGTCCGCGCGGCGTGGCTGTGGGAGCGCTCGGAGGAGCTGACCGGCGTCCACTACGTCATCGAGCCGACC
- a CDS encoding DUF1707 SHOCT-like domain-containing protein, with the protein MSAAAFRVGDVERDAAVAALGEHFAAGRLTKDEFDERSGRAWSARYGDDLDDLFTDLPQPVAVRAEASPSPRARRPRPVGRMLLTIPLAMMAFGGLLFLIVLVAPWLLFVFGLLFLFGGPPGRRRHWWHDGGGQRPGWSGRGWDRRGWDGPSGRGAGRGWAPSSRDDRSGERRDWPPARPGWGPQPRGGWASSH; encoded by the coding sequence ATGAGCGCGGCGGCCTTCCGGGTCGGTGACGTCGAGCGCGATGCGGCTGTCGCGGCCCTCGGCGAGCACTTCGCCGCGGGCCGGCTCACCAAGGACGAGTTCGACGAGCGGTCCGGCCGCGCGTGGTCCGCACGCTACGGCGACGACCTCGACGACCTGTTCACCGACCTGCCGCAGCCGGTCGCCGTCCGGGCGGAGGCCTCGCCTTCGCCGCGGGCCCGGCGGCCGCGGCCGGTGGGGCGGATGCTGCTCACGATCCCGCTGGCGATGATGGCGTTCGGCGGCCTGCTGTTCCTGATCGTCTTGGTGGCGCCGTGGCTGCTGTTCGTCTTCGGGCTGCTGTTCCTGTTCGGCGGGCCGCCCGGGCGGCGGCGCCACTGGTGGCACGACGGCGGCGGCCAGCGGCCCGGCTGGTCCGGGCGCGGCTGGGACCGGCGGGGCTGGGACGGCCCGAGTGGACGGGGCGCCGGCCGCGGCTGGGCACCGTCGAGCCGCGACGACCGGTCCGGCGAGCGCCGCGACTGGCCGCCGGCCCGCCCTGGCTGGGGACCGCAGCCGCGTGGCGGCTGGGCGTCCAGCCACTGA